Proteins from a single region of Gordonia hongkongensis:
- a CDS encoding ADP-ribosylglycohydrolase family protein → MSRLTIAQLDRAAGVLLGTAAGDALGVPYEFESRSLGSDERPMMLGGGLGDFAPGEWSDDTSMAMAIALVAAKGADLTSEDAIDAIATNFLSWFDGNPPDVGVQTRAVLSAVRRGSASNHERVGSLMRDEAARFAQTHPRSAGNGALMRTAPVALAHLHDRDRLAIATRAVAELTHADPLAGDSCVLWSEAIRTAVLTGRVAVSTGLDLLPSDRRSRWSQWLDEATTVDPKTFTPNGFTVTALQAAVAAIMQTPIPDDVPCRHLQHALDTAIRIGNDTDTVAAIAGGLLGARWGASAVPWSWRRALHGWPRQGCSPEDRPSDARDLVRLGTLAARDGRADPKGWPTVEDVRYREHVATEVVAHPYDDGVLLGTHATVDHGADAVVSMCRVGRRQTCFAGAADIVESRLIDSDDPADNPNLEFVIADTADAVRGLRAQGRTVLLHCVAGHQRTPSVAVAYGVLLGHPVAEVQQKVLELLPAARGRGLVWDAGSSSIAAI, encoded by the coding sequence GTGAGTCGACTCACCATCGCCCAACTCGACCGAGCCGCAGGGGTTCTCCTCGGTACAGCCGCCGGGGACGCGCTCGGCGTTCCGTACGAGTTCGAAAGCAGAAGTCTGGGTTCTGACGAGAGACCGATGATGCTCGGCGGCGGACTGGGCGACTTCGCACCCGGCGAGTGGAGCGACGACACGTCGATGGCCATGGCGATCGCACTCGTTGCTGCCAAGGGCGCCGATCTCACCTCTGAGGACGCGATCGACGCCATCGCGACGAACTTTCTGAGTTGGTTCGACGGCAACCCACCAGATGTCGGAGTACAGACCCGCGCGGTGCTGAGCGCCGTTCGACGCGGGTCAGCTTCCAACCATGAGCGCGTCGGGTCCCTCATGCGGGACGAGGCAGCGCGTTTTGCGCAGACACATCCGCGGTCGGCAGGCAACGGAGCGCTCATGCGAACCGCACCGGTCGCGCTGGCGCACCTCCACGACCGGGACCGACTGGCGATCGCCACCCGCGCCGTAGCGGAGCTGACCCACGCCGACCCGCTGGCCGGCGACTCGTGTGTGCTGTGGTCCGAAGCCATCCGCACAGCCGTGCTCACCGGGCGGGTCGCTGTGTCCACCGGCCTCGACCTGTTGCCCTCCGACCGCAGGTCGCGGTGGTCGCAATGGCTCGACGAGGCGACGACCGTAGATCCGAAAACGTTCACTCCCAACGGTTTCACGGTGACCGCGCTCCAGGCCGCCGTCGCCGCGATCATGCAGACGCCGATCCCGGACGACGTTCCGTGCCGCCACCTGCAGCACGCGCTCGATACCGCCATCCGCATCGGGAACGACACGGACACCGTCGCAGCAATCGCGGGCGGTCTACTCGGTGCCCGTTGGGGCGCAAGCGCGGTGCCCTGGTCCTGGAGGCGCGCGCTACACGGTTGGCCTCGGCAGGGTTGCTCACCGGAGGACCGGCCGAGCGATGCGCGGGACCTGGTGCGCCTCGGCACCTTGGCCGCGCGCGACGGGCGCGCAGATCCGAAGGGATGGCCGACCGTCGAAGACGTCCGCTATCGGGAGCATGTCGCCACCGAGGTGGTGGCGCATCCGTACGACGACGGCGTGTTGTTGGGGACGCACGCCACGGTCGACCATGGGGCTGACGCAGTGGTGTCGATGTGCCGGGTCGGTCGACGTCAGACTTGCTTCGCGGGCGCTGCCGACATCGTCGAATCACGGTTGATCGACTCCGACGATCCAGCCGACAACCCGAACCTGGAGTTCGTGATCGCCGACACCGCAGACGCGGTTCGTGGTCTGCGCGCCCAGGGCAGAACCGTGCTGTTGCACTGCGTGGCCGGACACCAGCGAACACCCAGCGTGGCTGTCGCTTACGGTGTCCTGCTCGGCCATCCGGTCGCTGAGGTACAGCAGAAGGTGCTCGAACTACTACCGGCGGCACGGGGTCGCGGACTCGTGTGGGACGCCGGCTCGTCTTCGATCGCAGCTATTTGA
- a CDS encoding penicillin-binding transpeptidase domain-containing protein — translation MRRWWALVSACMAIVGTMSGCFLSSESPEDALRSFAAALQEGDATRAAALTDDPTAAGAAITAMFDGMGRTPKLSVAADLVDDKEVSGTLDHRWQIRDRSVEYQTSVVLAESDSQWKIRWQPSVLHRQLRAGESFSYSDDRAYRTPVLDTNDRPLMTWQAVTLVALQRAQLDSAEMLARALRPVEPGMTAAGIRAAFAGNNAPQHTVIRLRESDLRRVRRSVEPIPGVALNEQGALLSATRALHSPAMSGLEEIWREHIDATAGWSVQIVGADGTPTHLVDSAQPGVTPPVRTTLDRDVQTRAQLAVDGERRPAMVVAIKPSTGGIVAVAQNDAADRSGSVSLSGLYPPGSTFKTITTAAALDAGAVQPTSQVRCPGRTTIEGRTIPNEDDFDLGTVPLSTAFARSCNTTMGALANRLPDDALTAMARRFGIGADYTVPGLTTVTGSVPRADSPALRVENGIGQGTVTVSPFGLALAEASLARGETVTPGLVRGRDTTGDVEPQQIPGDITRALRGMMRDTVTRGTATALRDIPGLGGKTGTAEYGDNKNPHGWFAGIVGDLAFATLVVGGGSSAPAVEVTGEFLRPLSE, via the coding sequence ATGCGTCGATGGTGGGCACTGGTGAGTGCATGTATGGCGATCGTGGGCACGATGTCGGGTTGCTTCCTGTCCTCAGAATCACCTGAGGACGCGCTACGGTCGTTCGCGGCCGCGCTGCAGGAGGGCGATGCCACCAGAGCCGCGGCGCTCACCGACGATCCGACCGCGGCAGGCGCGGCGATCACCGCCATGTTCGATGGCATGGGCCGCACGCCCAAGCTCTCGGTCGCGGCCGACCTGGTCGACGACAAGGAGGTCAGCGGCACACTCGACCATCGCTGGCAGATCCGCGATCGGAGCGTCGAGTATCAGACCTCTGTCGTTCTCGCCGAGTCGGATTCCCAATGGAAGATCCGGTGGCAGCCCTCCGTCCTGCACCGGCAACTCCGTGCCGGGGAATCGTTCTCGTACAGCGACGATCGCGCCTACCGGACGCCGGTCCTCGACACCAACGATCGGCCGCTCATGACCTGGCAGGCCGTCACCCTGGTCGCGTTGCAACGCGCGCAACTCGATTCGGCGGAGATGCTCGCCCGCGCCCTCCGACCCGTCGAACCCGGTATGACCGCCGCCGGTATCCGCGCGGCCTTCGCAGGCAACAATGCGCCGCAGCACACGGTGATCCGGCTCCGCGAGTCCGATCTCCGGCGCGTCCGGCGCTCGGTGGAGCCGATCCCGGGTGTCGCGCTCAACGAGCAGGGCGCGCTGCTCAGCGCCACCAGAGCACTGCATTCGCCGGCGATGTCGGGACTCGAGGAGATCTGGCGCGAGCACATCGACGCCACGGCGGGGTGGTCCGTCCAGATCGTCGGCGCCGACGGCACACCCACTCATCTCGTCGACTCGGCGCAACCCGGTGTCACGCCACCGGTACGCACGACCCTCGATCGCGATGTCCAGACCCGTGCGCAACTCGCCGTCGACGGCGAACGACGCCCTGCCATGGTCGTGGCCATCAAGCCGTCCACCGGGGGCATCGTCGCCGTCGCGCAGAACGACGCCGCCGACAGGTCGGGATCGGTCTCACTGTCCGGGCTCTACCCTCCGGGTTCGACGTTCAAGACCATCACGACCGCAGCAGCACTGGACGCCGGAGCCGTGCAACCGACGTCACAGGTCCGCTGTCCTGGCCGCACCACAATCGAAGGTCGGACGATCCCGAACGAGGACGACTTCGACCTCGGGACCGTGCCACTGTCAACAGCTTTCGCGCGCTCGTGCAACACGACGATGGGCGCCCTCGCGAACAGGCTGCCCGACGACGCGCTCACCGCAATGGCACGACGGTTCGGCATCGGCGCGGACTACACCGTTCCGGGCCTGACGACCGTCACCGGGTCGGTGCCCCGCGCCGATTCGCCTGCGTTGCGGGTCGAGAACGGTATCGGTCAGGGTACGGTGACCGTCAGCCCCTTCGGTCTCGCCCTGGCCGAGGCGAGCCTCGCGCGCGGTGAGACCGTGACCCCCGGTCTGGTTCGCGGGAGGGACACGACGGGAGACGTGGAACCGCAACAGATCCCGGGCGACATCACTCGTGCGCTCCGAGGCATGATGCGTGACACCGTCACCCGCGGGACGGCAACCGCACTACGCGACATCCCCGGCCTCGGCGGCAAGACCGGCACGGCGGAGTACGGCGACAACAAGAACCCGCATGGCTGGTTCGCCGGGATCGTCGGGGACCTGGCGTTCGCGACGCTCGTCGTCGGAGGCGGGTCGTCCGCACCCGCTGTCGAGGTGACCGGAGAGTTCCTGCGGCCGCTGAGCGAGTGA
- a CDS encoding LppP/LprE family lipoprotein has product MARSLDRAPNCPSLMWATFDVAGGTVSSPAVVLLFRPGKYLGVTNRPTGHTRVSGFTPVSVTVTYRWPRAADANANPTGGPVSSTFVQVFDRVFRFGELPPGV; this is encoded by the coding sequence ATGGCGCGATCGCTGGATCGCGCGCCTAACTGCCCGTCCCTGATGTGGGCGACGTTCGACGTCGCGGGCGGCACCGTCTCGTCGCCGGCCGTGGTGCTGCTCTTCCGGCCCGGAAAGTACCTTGGTGTCACCAACCGCCCGACCGGACACACCCGGGTCAGCGGATTCACTCCGGTGAGCGTCACCGTGACCTACCGCTGGCCACGTGCCGCGGACGCCAATGCCAATCCGACGGGTGGCCCGGTCTCATCGACTTTCGTACAGGTCTTCGACCGCGTGTTCAGGTTCGGGGAGTTGCCGCCGGGGGTGTGA
- a CDS encoding NUDIX hydrolase produces the protein MASRSSEQLTDYPRPNVAVDIAVLTVAAGAVHVVVQRHPDSGRVALPGRFVRERRSVTDTVREVLELKLGLSPDHVHPHLLAVFSDPDRDPRGWTISIAHVVALRADDLGGVTGELVEVTPDGALASGERLLYDHDAILAAATDNLRERYEDKPDPDNLLREPYTLSELRELHEAILGRRLMRDSFNRRVQPLLAPQTDGDGNPVTRVAGGRPARLFAKEAPPTATFGWRLPSADPPAF, from the coding sequence GTGGCTTCGAGATCGTCTGAACAATTGACTGACTATCCGCGCCCCAACGTCGCCGTCGACATCGCCGTGCTGACCGTCGCTGCAGGTGCTGTGCACGTTGTCGTACAGCGGCATCCCGACTCGGGGCGCGTGGCTTTGCCAGGTCGGTTCGTGAGGGAGCGACGTTCGGTCACTGACACCGTGCGTGAGGTACTTGAGCTGAAGCTGGGGCTCTCGCCCGATCACGTTCATCCGCATCTTCTGGCGGTGTTCAGTGATCCTGATCGAGATCCACGGGGCTGGACGATCTCGATCGCGCATGTGGTCGCGTTGCGAGCCGACGACCTGGGTGGGGTGACCGGAGAACTCGTCGAGGTGACGCCGGACGGGGCTCTGGCTTCAGGGGAGCGGCTGCTGTACGACCACGACGCCATACTGGCAGCAGCCACCGACAATCTGCGCGAGCGCTACGAGGACAAGCCCGACCCGGACAATCTGCTGCGGGAGCCGTACACCCTGTCAGAACTGCGAGAGCTTCACGAGGCGATCCTGGGGCGACGCTTGATGCGGGATTCGTTCAACCGGCGGGTCCAGCCTCTGCTGGCGCCGCAGACCGACGGCGACGGAAACCCGGTCACACGTGTCGCCGGCGGCCGTCCGGCGCGGCTGTTCGCGAAGGAGGCGCCGCCGACGGCAACCTTCGGATGGCGGTTGCCGAGTGCGGATCCGCCGGCTTTCTGA
- a CDS encoding nuclease-related domain-containing DEAD/DEAH box helicase: MVTVLPATPRFAASSEETVFKAIVGQLLEDDLLIVGQRVTDHAKDHEIDFLVAIAGAGIVCVEVKGGEVWHDGTSWWQERAGQSAKRIDPVGQARGGCYALREFVESDPRWTQGRVRWDHMAVFPHSEVGPAFALADCPRWKIVDRNQIEQISPLIREVLLQKVGSLPVLDGPGIEQLATVLSGRGLPQRDVVARALENEEVADALTSQQAVILRAAHQLRRVEIRGGAGSGKTFLAIEQARRLARDGQRVALVCYSHGLASYLERLTATWSRKERPAYVGEFHELGITWGAASGPDEQERTKAASDFWEYTLPQQMYELAQALSPGRRFDAIVVDEAQDFADEWWKPMLACLRDEDTSGIFVFSDEAQRVFARQGSPPVDLVPLVLDHNLRNTKQIAEAFKPLVGQRMRLNGGDGPSVRFIACTAEEALGVADDQIDPLLEDGWRPEDIALLTTGSRHEEQKARQSQGNREYWSSFWDAEQVFYGHVLGFKGLERRVIVLALNEEKSWERSRERLYVGLSRARDQLIVCGDPQFVLEVGGPEVARRLVPSGDGTRRSR, from the coding sequence GTGGTGACAGTACTTCCTGCGACTCCGCGATTCGCGGCGTCGAGTGAAGAGACTGTGTTCAAGGCGATCGTCGGACAGTTGCTTGAGGACGACCTGCTGATCGTCGGACAGCGCGTCACCGACCACGCGAAGGATCACGAGATCGATTTCCTCGTTGCCATCGCCGGCGCCGGAATCGTCTGCGTCGAAGTGAAAGGCGGTGAAGTGTGGCACGACGGAACATCGTGGTGGCAGGAGCGGGCAGGGCAGTCTGCCAAACGTATCGACCCCGTCGGGCAGGCCCGCGGCGGCTGCTACGCACTGCGAGAGTTCGTCGAATCGGATCCGAGATGGACTCAGGGGCGGGTGAGATGGGATCACATGGCCGTGTTCCCGCACTCGGAAGTCGGGCCCGCGTTCGCGCTGGCGGACTGTCCGCGGTGGAAGATCGTCGACCGCAATCAGATTGAGCAGATATCGCCGCTGATTCGAGAGGTTCTGCTGCAGAAAGTCGGGAGCCTTCCGGTCCTCGACGGTCCCGGGATCGAGCAGCTCGCCACGGTGCTGAGCGGGCGTGGCCTGCCGCAGCGCGACGTTGTGGCCCGCGCGCTGGAGAACGAAGAGGTGGCCGACGCTCTGACCTCTCAGCAGGCTGTCATCCTACGGGCCGCCCATCAACTCCGTCGCGTCGAGATCCGGGGTGGCGCCGGAAGCGGCAAGACGTTCCTCGCCATCGAACAAGCTCGGCGTCTGGCGCGTGACGGACAACGTGTTGCGCTGGTTTGCTATTCACACGGACTCGCTTCGTATCTCGAGCGGCTCACCGCAACCTGGAGTCGCAAGGAACGACCCGCCTATGTGGGCGAGTTCCATGAACTGGGAATCACGTGGGGAGCCGCAAGCGGACCCGACGAGCAGGAGCGCACCAAGGCCGCGTCGGACTTCTGGGAGTACACGCTGCCGCAGCAGATGTACGAACTGGCCCAGGCGCTTTCGCCGGGCAGGCGATTCGACGCGATCGTGGTCGACGAAGCGCAGGACTTCGCCGACGAATGGTGGAAGCCGATGCTCGCCTGCCTGCGTGACGAGGACACCAGCGGGATCTTCGTGTTCAGCGACGAGGCCCAGCGTGTGTTCGCTCGGCAGGGGTCGCCGCCCGTCGACCTGGTGCCACTCGTCCTCGACCACAATCTGCGCAACACCAAACAGATCGCAGAGGCGTTCAAACCGCTCGTCGGACAACGGATGAGGCTCAACGGTGGCGACGGGCCGTCGGTCCGGTTCATCGCCTGCACGGCTGAGGAAGCACTCGGTGTGGCCGACGATCAGATCGACCCGCTGCTCGAGGACGGATGGCGCCCGGAAGACATCGCGCTGCTGACGACCGGCAGCCGACACGAGGAACAGAAGGCGCGCCAGTCGCAGGGAAACCGGGAGTACTGGTCGTCGTTCTGGGATGCCGAACAGGTCTTCTACGGTCACGTGCTGGGTTTCAAAGGTCTGGAACGGCGCGTCATCGTGCTTGCGCTCAACGAGGAGAAGTCGTGGGAGCGGTCACGCGAGCGGCTCTACGTCGGGCTGTCTCGGGCGCGTGATCAGTTGATCGTTTGCGGAGACCCGCAATTCGTTTTGGAGGTCGGCGGTCCCGAGGTGGCCCGGCGTCTCGTTCCATCAGGGGACGGAACGCGTAGATCTCGCTGA
- a CDS encoding alkaline phosphatase D family protein, translating into MARPHRADRPTSRRTILRTAATGALLVPVGSALAACGSSNPGSATPSLVRNRPVLTHGVATGEVTSGGALVWARSDRPATMIVETASSESFGAARKFRGPQVTPAGDGTGRLRVAGLEPGQTVHYRVTFEGEDGALSEPATGIFTTAPVRDGDIRFQWSGDVVGQGWGINPDMGGMTIFATMADRDPQFFIHSGDAIYADNPVEATQEQNDGKTYRNITSPAKAQVAQTVEQFRGNYAYNLTDDHFRRFVGSVPQLVQWDDHEVVNNWFPGESLEGQGREGYTEMSVDVLARNGRQAWQEWQPVEIGASDRLYRRVSYGPLLDVFILDMRSHKDPNPDAWSRDDVDGLLGSEQAQWLIDGLRGSTATWKIVANDLPLSIVVEDKNTTPPDGPKAMEAVAQGDEGDPLGREIAFSRILSQTKNVRNVVFLTADVHYTAAISYEPDRAGFKDFAPFWEFVAGPLHAGAFPESPLDSTFGAEYEFVHAPTESNVSPAEGFQHFGEVTIDGRTKVLSVDLVDASGKTLYRKDLEPAS; encoded by the coding sequence ATGGCCCGACCTCATCGAGCAGACCGTCCCACGTCCAGGCGCACGATTCTGCGGACTGCCGCTACGGGGGCGCTCCTCGTCCCGGTCGGGTCCGCGCTGGCAGCCTGCGGGTCGTCGAATCCTGGTTCGGCGACGCCGAGTCTGGTCAGAAACCGGCCGGTCCTCACCCACGGGGTGGCCACCGGCGAGGTGACCAGCGGAGGGGCGCTGGTGTGGGCGCGGTCGGACCGGCCGGCGACCATGATCGTCGAGACCGCATCGAGCGAGTCCTTCGGCGCTGCACGGAAATTCCGCGGACCGCAGGTGACGCCCGCCGGCGACGGGACCGGCCGACTGCGGGTGGCCGGCCTGGAGCCCGGCCAGACCGTGCACTATCGCGTCACCTTCGAAGGTGAGGACGGCGCGCTCTCCGAACCGGCGACCGGAATCTTCACGACAGCTCCGGTACGAGACGGCGACATCAGGTTCCAGTGGTCCGGCGACGTGGTCGGGCAGGGGTGGGGCATCAACCCCGATATGGGCGGGATGACCATCTTCGCCACCATGGCCGACCGTGACCCGCAGTTCTTCATCCACTCCGGCGACGCCATCTACGCCGACAACCCGGTCGAGGCGACTCAGGAACAGAACGACGGGAAGACCTATCGGAACATCACCAGTCCGGCGAAGGCTCAGGTGGCGCAGACCGTCGAGCAGTTTCGTGGAAACTACGCATACAACCTGACCGACGACCACTTCCGACGCTTCGTCGGATCAGTCCCGCAGCTGGTGCAGTGGGACGACCACGAGGTCGTCAACAACTGGTTCCCCGGGGAGAGTCTCGAGGGGCAGGGCCGCGAGGGATACACCGAGATGAGCGTCGACGTATTGGCGCGCAACGGACGTCAGGCCTGGCAGGAATGGCAACCCGTCGAGATCGGTGCCTCGGATCGTCTGTACCGCAGGGTGTCATACGGTCCGCTGCTCGACGTCTTCATCCTCGACATGCGCAGCCACAAGGACCCGAACCCCGATGCGTGGTCGAGGGACGACGTCGACGGCTTGCTCGGTTCGGAACAGGCCCAGTGGCTCATCGACGGACTGCGGGGTTCGACGGCGACCTGGAAGATCGTCGCCAATGACCTGCCGCTGAGCATCGTCGTGGAGGACAAGAACACGACACCGCCGGACGGTCCGAAGGCGATGGAAGCGGTGGCCCAGGGAGATGAGGGCGATCCGCTTGGTCGTGAGATCGCGTTCTCCCGCATCCTGTCTCAGACGAAGAACGTCCGGAACGTGGTGTTCCTGACCGCCGATGTCCACTACACCGCCGCGATCTCCTATGAGCCCGACCGTGCCGGCTTCAAGGACTTCGCCCCGTTCTGGGAGTTCGTCGCCGGACCGCTGCACGCGGGTGCGTTCCCGGAGAGCCCGTTGGACAGCACATTCGGTGCCGAGTACGAATTCGTCCATGCGCCCACCGAGTCGAATGTGTCACCGGCCGAGGGGTTTCAACACTTCGGCGAGGTGACGATCGACGGCCGGACCAAGGTGCTGAGCGTGGATCTGGTCGACGCGTCGGGCAAGACCCTGTACCGAAAGGACCTCGAGCCGGCGTCGTGA
- a CDS encoding vWA domain-containing protein translates to MKLSAALDVDVVALESADELTVLVELVAPEAPTANRPPTALQVVLDRSGSMSGAPLDGAKKALAGVVAQLDPHDVFGVVTFDDTAQVALPASSLMDKQRAVDAIRAIETGGCTDLSSGYLRGLQEIRRAGESAGIRGGTVLVISDGHINSGIRDVDEFAGITAKAGSKGIVTSTMGYGRGYDETLLSAISRAGNGNHVFADNPDAAGAAIAGEVDGLLSKSAQAVTLTVRYDQRVHELALFNDLPAHQIGDGEVMIELGDLYALEERKLLLRMKVGSISALGLTELATLQLRYVETASLVEHTVSLPVVVNVVPGDEAAGRVPDPKVYSERLYQEGQQDKLEASRAYEAGDIDGGSRRLARSRQKLEYAMQEARPEDRAAIADEIAMLDRFGVSAGALDSVYASKAMRASYHRTNRKRGRRH, encoded by the coding sequence ATGAAGCTCTCTGCCGCACTCGATGTCGACGTCGTCGCCCTGGAATCCGCCGATGAGCTGACGGTTCTCGTGGAGCTGGTGGCACCGGAGGCGCCGACTGCGAACCGGCCCCCGACGGCCCTGCAGGTCGTTCTCGACCGCAGCGGCTCCATGTCCGGCGCGCCGCTCGACGGCGCCAAGAAGGCGCTGGCCGGGGTGGTCGCCCAACTCGACCCGCACGATGTGTTCGGCGTCGTCACGTTCGACGACACGGCCCAGGTGGCGCTGCCTGCGTCGTCGTTGATGGACAAGCAGCGCGCCGTCGACGCGATCAGGGCCATCGAAACCGGCGGTTGCACTGACTTGTCGTCGGGTTATCTACGCGGCCTGCAGGAGATACGGCGCGCCGGGGAGTCTGCCGGTATCCGCGGCGGGACCGTCCTGGTGATCAGCGACGGTCACATCAACAGCGGGATCCGCGACGTCGACGAGTTCGCGGGCATCACGGCGAAAGCAGGATCCAAAGGGATCGTCACCTCCACCATGGGCTACGGCCGCGGGTACGACGAAACGTTGCTGTCGGCGATCTCGCGCGCCGGCAACGGAAATCATGTGTTCGCCGATAATCCGGATGCCGCCGGTGCTGCCATCGCGGGTGAGGTCGACGGCCTGCTCTCGAAGTCGGCGCAAGCGGTCACCTTGACCGTTCGATACGACCAGCGCGTCCACGAGCTCGCGTTGTTCAACGATCTTCCCGCGCACCAGATCGGCGATGGTGAGGTGATGATCGAGCTGGGTGATCTCTACGCACTCGAGGAACGAAAACTGCTGCTGCGCATGAAGGTCGGTTCGATTTCCGCCCTCGGCCTGACCGAACTGGCAACGTTGCAGCTGCGCTACGTCGAGACCGCGTCCCTCGTGGAACACACGGTGTCGCTGCCCGTCGTCGTGAACGTCGTCCCTGGCGACGAGGCTGCAGGCCGTGTCCCTGACCCGAAGGTGTACTCCGAGCGTCTCTACCAAGAAGGTCAGCAGGACAAGCTGGAGGCCTCCCGAGCGTACGAGGCCGGCGACATCGACGGCGGTTCGCGGCGCCTCGCACGATCGCGTCAGAAGCTCGAGTACGCCATGCAGGAGGCTCGTCCCGAGGACCGTGCGGCCATCGCCGACGAGATCGCGATGCTCGACCGCTTCGGAGTCAGCGCAGGCGCCCTGGACAGCGTGTATGCATCCAAGGCGATGCGCGCCTCGTACCACCGGACGAACCGCAAGCGTGGCCGACGCCATTGA
- a CDS encoding LysR family transcriptional regulator: MDLIRHLRFFVAVAEEGHFGEAATRLEMTQPPVSQGLRRLEKQLGLQLIRRTTRGAELTDAGRELLPRARLLVDDASRFVGEARRLHQRTEVLRWGTPSLVGPTITATLARRIAGVASGQDTVSSSTVDLVEQVSVGSLDLAVVEAPCVTGSLSSGPIVVLKRSVVLPASHPTADADRPRLRQLAGLHFCHTPRAFNPPAHDQLIDRLRESGLDPQLNPVTSADQVLAAVAAGHAFALTVDSDVLAAVDAVRCLSVGPDATALRLRVVYREPGLSEVAEVVTAALYRIGKAT; encoded by the coding sequence GTGGATCTGATCAGGCACTTGCGGTTCTTCGTCGCCGTGGCCGAGGAGGGCCACTTCGGCGAGGCCGCTACGCGCCTTGAGATGACACAGCCGCCGGTGTCGCAGGGTCTGCGTCGCCTGGAGAAGCAGCTGGGACTCCAGCTCATCCGACGCACCACTCGCGGCGCCGAACTCACCGATGCCGGACGCGAACTGCTTCCGCGCGCGCGTCTACTCGTCGACGACGCCTCGAGATTCGTCGGCGAGGCCCGGCGGCTGCACCAGCGGACCGAGGTATTGCGTTGGGGTACCCCATCACTGGTCGGCCCGACGATCACGGCCACGCTGGCACGCCGCATCGCCGGGGTCGCGTCCGGACAGGACACGGTCAGCTCCTCGACGGTCGATCTCGTCGAACAGGTGTCGGTCGGGTCACTCGACCTTGCGGTCGTCGAAGCGCCCTGTGTCACCGGCTCTTTGAGCAGCGGCCCGATCGTCGTCCTCAAGCGTTCGGTCGTGCTGCCTGCTTCGCATCCGACAGCAGATGCCGACCGGCCGCGCCTGCGTCAACTCGCGGGGTTGCACTTCTGCCACACACCACGGGCGTTCAACCCGCCTGCGCACGACCAGCTGATCGACCGGCTCCGAGAGTCCGGCCTCGACCCGCAGCTGAATCCGGTGACGTCCGCCGACCAAGTACTGGCGGCAGTAGCTGCCGGGCACGCCTTCGCGCTGACCGTTGATAGCGATGTCCTTGCTGCGGTCGACGCCGTTCGCTGCCTGTCCGTCGGACCGGACGCCACCGCGCTGCGCCTTCGCGTCGTCTACCGCGAACCCGGCCTCAGCGAGGTGGCGGAGGTCGTCACCGCCGCCCTCTACCGGATCGGCAAGGCGACGTGA
- a CDS encoding serine hydrolase has translation MSSSAPLPESVRTELDRAVHETFADAGCSGCVHVRTIGPTPVEYCHDADTPVVLASVYKLAVLVSLCRMADRGDIDLTASTTVDPTRWAQGPTGLALFSDPVIISWRDLATSMMTVSDNVAADVILAHIGLPQIHDDLVDLGLTHTRIVGGVAESHARLQRETGTSTVAEAFAALADPDFDASVSAYDAAYSSAATPRDCTTLLDAIWTDRAASTASCEFIRQTMRKQVFTSRLASGFPFRRVSVAGKTGTLVAVRNEIGVIEFPGEVPIAVAVFTMSARSEMALPEVDRAIGEVARVIVTELRRPDD, from the coding sequence GTGAGCTCGTCGGCGCCCCTGCCCGAGTCGGTCCGCACCGAGCTCGACCGCGCTGTCCACGAGACCTTCGCCGACGCCGGCTGTTCGGGGTGCGTGCATGTTCGGACCATCGGTCCGACGCCGGTCGAGTACTGCCACGACGCCGACACCCCGGTCGTCCTCGCGTCGGTGTACAAACTCGCGGTGTTGGTCTCCCTGTGCCGCATGGCAGATCGCGGCGACATCGATCTCACGGCGTCAACCACCGTCGATCCCACCCGGTGGGCTCAGGGCCCGACCGGGCTCGCCTTGTTCTCCGACCCGGTCATCATTTCCTGGCGCGACCTGGCCACCTCGATGATGACCGTCTCGGACAATGTCGCCGCCGACGTCATACTCGCCCACATCGGACTGCCGCAGATCCACGACGACCTGGTCGACCTCGGCCTCACACACACCCGCATCGTCGGTGGTGTCGCCGAATCGCACGCGCGTCTGCAGCGGGAGACCGGCACGAGCACCGTCGCCGAGGCCTTCGCCGCCCTGGCCGATCCCGACTTCGACGCCTCGGTCAGCGCCTACGACGCCGCCTACTCCAGTGCTGCGACACCGCGCGACTGCACGACGCTGCTCGACGCGATCTGGACCGATCGCGCAGCGTCCACCGCGTCGTGCGAGTTCATTCGCCAGACGATGAGGAAACAGGTCTTCACTTCGCGCCTCGCATCGGGGTTTCCCTTCCGCCGGGTGAGCGTCGCGGGAAAGACGGGCACGCTCGTCGCCGTTCGCAACGAGATCGGCGTCATCGAGTTCCCCGGCGAAGTGCCGATCGCGGTCGCGGTGTTCACGATGAGCGCGAGATCCGAGATGGCGCTACCCGAGGTCGACCGCGCCATCGGAGAGGTGGCCCGCGTGATTGTCACCGAACTCCGAAGACCGGATGACTGA